Genomic segment of Panicum virgatum strain AP13 chromosome 2K, P.virgatum_v5, whole genome shotgun sequence:
CCTCCTCCTTCTTTCGGCGAACCCAGGACGTCCTCCTCCATGAACATCAGGTGCCATATCTGCAACAAAATCctcaaataaatagttagttgaGGAGTAATTAAGTAACCAGTAATCGATCTGCTGTGTGGTGTGCTTCCAAGAGTTGTACTACCACTTACATACTCATGCAGGCTCAGCGCCTTGCCGTATCTGGTTCTGTACCCTGTGACGTTCCTTTTTCCACTGATGATCTCGAGCAGCAGGCTGCCGAAGCTGAACACGTCTGACTTGGCTGAGAAAATACCTTTGCTTGAATATTCTGAAGCCATGTAACCACTGAAATAAAGACCCAACGGTGCGTGTCAGAAGATAAGAAGGCCATCTTCCTGCTACGACTGTTTACAACCATGAGGTTTCAAGGCAGTAGAAAATTAAACATGTATCGAGCACAGATCATCAGTGTCTGTATATGACATTCTTACTAAGTTCCCGCTACGACGTCTGCCTTCATGCTCTTGTCCAAATGACCAAATCTAGCTGTGCCGAAATCGGAAATCTTAGGATTCAATTCAGCGTCCAGCAAGATATTGCTTGGCTTGAGATCCCTGTGGATGATACATAGTCCGGAGTGCAAGTGAAGGTACACCACCCCCTGGGCAATACCGCAAATTATCTGAAACAATGTGTCCCATTGCAGAGAATCTCCGATTATTTCATCTGGCAAAATGTTGAGCAGAATGGGTTCAAGATTGTTGgcaaaaatgaagaaatcaGGGTAAAATTATATTCATTCAAAATAGTATCAAGTAGATATATAATAATAAAAGAGTCTGTGATATCGAAAACATGCTAAATATGAATTTGTCGAGGCTTTTCTTTGGCATGTATTCATAGACCAGGACCCTTTCTTTTTCATGCTTGCAATATCCCAGAAGCTTCACGATGTTTTTGTGCTGAAGTCTGGGGATAAATCTAATCTCGTTTTCAAAGTCAGAAGAACGCTCTGGACACGACTTTTCGAAGCATCTCTTGATAGCATGCTGTCGTCCTTCTAAGAGTCCCTCGTAATAAATTAAGGCGGGAAACACCAATATCAAAGTAGTGAAAGTAGTAAGGAGCTAGTATATGCTTCACTCAGTTGCTGTTTCGAAGTAAAATTGTTCTTTATTATTAATAAAAGTGCACAGAAtctcaaaaaataaaataaaagtgcAGACTTAAATCCTAGTGGTATAAACTGCATTTCACCACAGGTCTTATTCAATATTTCGTTAGAGGtatatatgaaaataaatgTAACTTTGCAGCAACTTTAACTTAAACCTGGGATGTGTCAAAAGTATTTTTGAAATCTGACTTTTTTAAAACTTGTATCTTTGTATCtaatataaaacaaaaatagtGTATACTTTTCATTTTTCTAAACATAACAGCTAGTATATGTTCATACCTTAGAAATTAAGaagtataaaaaaatattgtcaAAATTTGTGGAATTTATTCAAAGATAACATTTACCTCTTTACTTGTTTTCGGTAAATCCTCATATGAACATGTGTTTTGCATCATCTTTTTTTTGCACGTAGACATATTAATTAGCATGGTGTAAATGTACAAAATCTTTTAAATGAacaagtaaaaaaataaaaaaatgtttatATACGCGACTTTCCCTTTCCCCCTTATGATTTATGTTGATAAAATAATTAACATTCTCCGTTATTATTATCTTTTTGTACAATCAGAAGTGTAAATTTTATAGTCATAATAATTATATAGTCTGTTTCTATCCATTAGCATGTTCAATTTGATAAGATGATGTTTGCTTCAACAATGACATTTGTATTACCAGATAGACCTGACCAGAGCCACCCTCGCCGACCTTATTGTTCCGTGAGAAATTTTTTGTAGCATCCGCCAACTTGGAGAAATCGAATGACGATACTTCTGTATACCAGTTCAAAAcgggaaagtgggggaaaaaGGTGAGGATATAATGTCATGATAAATTTACTTCTCCTTGAAGTAAATTAAACACGCTATTACATTACATTATACCTGATGTCCTCTCACACCACCAGCATATGGTAAACATATATTATAGTACTAGCGAAGCACATGAGCAGAACGCAAGTTTAATTAAATAACATCAGAAACCGTCTATTACAGCATAAGTTTTTCCCACAAAAACAATCCATTCCCTGTTAACATATGTATCATCCTGAACATAGAGGTGGCACCTATTCATACATTAACTGCTTCTTGCAGCAAGAAAAGTTAAGCTAGAGAATTCTTGCATCTACTGTCTGCATTTTACAACGCTCTGTCCCCAGGCTCAGTGGTAGTAAAATCAGGATACACAAGTACAAAACTATGGTCccaatcatatcacatatgCAGCAAGTTTTTTTTAATGCTACATAGAGAATTTTCTCTAATAATAGCCTTCAGCCTTACATATGGACAGGCACCGTTCGTGTGCATTAGGAGGGAGCAGCAAAGACACCATCCTCCCCTAAGGATCTACAGTGTTCGCGCACCCTACCAGATTCTCACTCCTAAGTCCTACATCCTTATCTAATAATCCAACCCACCATATGGCCATGAGGCTGTAACACCAACAAACAAGTCTAGGGGGCATGGCGAAATGACTAGCTAGTTGGTGCACCATGTAATTAGTTCGACAAATTAATTCTCAGGCTACGATCTCAAAACAAAGGATGGGCAGTTATAGACGGTACAAACTGCTTTACTGATGGAGGGTTAGGTATAAAGTTATACCCCACCGATACTTGCAGTCGGTGTCAGTCTTGTCGCTAAATTTTTTTACCGACGGACAGTCTAACATGTCATGTAGTTAAACTTCAAAAATGAAAATGGACATCCATGTCACAAATACTTTGATTGGATCTGATTTAGAGTAATAAACAAAAAATTTtagtatactccctccatttttatttacatgttgaATTagctttgtcctaagtcaaatttgTCCAACtttgactaaaattatagaaaatatgATAACATTTACAATACCAATTTTTTTCATTGAATCCATTATGATATATATtttgataatgcatatatttGATAATATAGATATTGTTATATTTTTCTACAAACTTGGTCAAAGTTGAACAAATCTGACTTAGGACTAACCTAATGTAATACCTAAAAAACAGAGGGAGGATATATTAGAAATTACAAAAGTTAATGAAAGACCTAAATTAATGGATGTAATACCGATTAGCTTGGTGGTGCTGGATTCAGATAGATGGTCATCATGTCCTGTTGAGGCCACATTAGTGACCCTCCAACTCCGAAGGCCTGCATGGATTATTTATGTATTAATGATGTATATGTACTATCCATAGTATTAATTAAGAAATATCGCACTCTCCTAAGGAAATGATTGTATAGATGTTTGTTTTAGAATTCGTGCACTATATTTTTATGCTTATATGGTATTCAACTTGATTGGACACATGGATTTTTCTTGTGGATTTGTTATCCAAAGTGCTCACATATCATTTTCCCATTTTGGAATAGAATTaatagtaaaaaaaagagaacaagagaaATAAAGTATCATGGATTCCTAACACAAAATCCCTCCATTTACGTCTACTTATCACTTTTGTCCGCAACATAGTTATCAAGAGCAGTCTACTTTTTAAATAAGAAGCGTATTAGGCCTCCTCCAAAGGATGGCTCTTAGCCAGCTTATAGAATATTTTAGTCGATGAATAGTGTCACAGTGAAGAGATATATCTCTTGTTCAAGAGATAGTCTTATACACAAACTTTGAGATTACAAGAGGATGACATATGGGATCATTCATGTTATGAACTATGTGCTAACTGCTAAGAGCCAGATTGTTTGAAGAGTTGTCTCTTAGACTGCTCAGAGCTAGGTACTAGCTCGTACCTTTGGAGGAGACCTTAGAATGCTACTGAGTAAATAAATGAACATGAACAATGATTCATCTTGGACCTACAACTTTGATGGAAGTGGAATATTATACTTCATAGAGGTAATACAATAAATATTCATTGTGAATAGTACCGAcacatttatgaaaaaaaacatGGAAAAAAGTTTATAACTGTTTTAAGTAGATATTACTTCCATATCTGTCTATTTAATGTATATATATACCTTGTGCTCAAAAAGGGAATCCATACCTTCAGTGTTCTCCCTAAGAACTGGAAAAGGCTCAGTGAAGGCTGGAGGCCTCCTGGATGAATATTCTTCAGTCCAGTTCATTTAATTTGGTGTAAGGGGACAAATGTACCCGACTTTTCTATATTATTACAATTGTTGGGTACTCATAATCTATAGTTAGCCATTATATGGATTCCGCTCTCACTACTGGAGATATCTCGGCTCTTGTATTCGTAGTTCTCCTACAAACCACGTTTCGATGTCAAAGAAGGCTATGTTCATGCAGCACTACTATATAACATGCCAAAGGtccagctggtacctttggcctgcATCGATCCTGTGGAGGGCAATGGGTACCGGGTGGTGGGACGAGCTAGTTTCAATACTGCAGCATAGGTACCGGGTAGAGCCACGAACCGCCAAATACACACGGCGGCATAggaaccggttggtggcaccaaccggtgcctattgtGCAGGCAACAGCACAGGGTCATGCCACGACCCGGTGTCGGCAGGAGCACGAGCCTAATGCACCGGTTGGAGCCTAAGCCTAATTCAATAGCATCGGGTCATAGGCATCAACCGTTGTCCTTGGCacgcgcctataaatactccagaccctcctcccctccaagctgtcgtgaactcactgttcatggtaGCTGAGTGCggggggaggcgaatttttgcaTAACATGTATAACAGTTAATATAACAACTATAAATTAAATCAGCtgctaactacatctaaaattaattatcacatgtataaactaaattaagtgCTAACTACATCTATAAAATTAATTTGCTAAAGCATGTAGAAAAAATACTAACCTTTTAAGcaaaaaattggaaaaattcacctcccctcccctcactcggttgccatgaacagtgagttcacggcagcttggagggggaaGGGCTCGGGTATTTATAGGGCGGGCCAAAAACACCGGTTGGAGCACTAACCTAGTGCTATCAGCACTGAGTCATGGCACCAACCAGTGCCTATTCCATAGGAACACGCCGGCACTGGTTGCCGGCATAACCCGGTGCCTTTGCATGCAAAATCGGCACTGGTGAATGGCCCAAATGGGTGCCTTTGACTCGTGTTAGTTTGGTACTGGTTTGTGGCACGACCCGTGCCTATTTTGCAGCATTGCCACGACCCGATACCGAATGCCCATGCTGGGCTTGGCACAGGCCACGAGTACCGGCTGGTGTTG
This window contains:
- the LOC120662332 gene encoding receptor protein kinase CLAVATA1-like is translated as MKADVVAGTYGYMASEYSSKGIFSAKSDVFSFGSLLLEIISGKRNVTGYRTRYGKALSLHEYVSGSTTLGSTPHSRSITGYLITPQLTIYLRILLQIWHLMFMEEDVLGSPKEGGGAGEADPPVAARRAGFSDGGHLEVRARSSALRPERAGGPALDVGRRADAQRRRQRRGGGGAAVFLCTSSAAGAPVRQRQDAAELGGASP